Below is a window of Planctomycetes bacterium MalM25 DNA.
TGTCGCCTACCTGGTCGCCAAGCCGGTCGACGGCGCGGTCGCTTCCGGCCAGCACCGGACGCTGCGGGTCCGCCGCGAGCACGTCGAGGTGCCGAGCATCGAGGGCAAGTCGATCTTGGATAAGGACTACGGCGTCGCGTACGTCCGCGTGCCGGTCTTCCAGAAGTCGACCAGCCGCGACGTCGAAGCCGCCCTGTGGGACCTGCACCGCGAGGGGATGCGGACGCTGGTGATCGACCTTCGGGGCAACCCGGGCGGGCTGCTCACGTCGGCGGTCGAGCTGGCCGACAAGTTCGTCGCCCAGGGCAACCTGGTTAGCACCCGCGGCCGCAGCGACGGCGAGGACTTCGACTACCGCGCCCACCGGGCCGGCACCTGGCGGGTGCCTCTGGTCGTGCTGATCGACGGCGACAGCGCCTCGGCGAGCGAGATCTTCGCCGCCGCGATCCGCGACAACCGGCGGGGGACGATCGTGGGCGACCGCTCGTTCGGCAAGGGCTCGGTGCAGGGCATCTTCCCGATGACCCGGGCCGGGGCCGGCATCCGCCTGACGACCGCCAAGTTCTTCTCGCCGCTGGGCCACCCGATCAGCAAAGTGGGCGTCGATCCGGACGTGTCGGTCACGAACGCTGAGGAAAAGACCCCGGACGACGTCCTCGGCCGGGCGGTCGAGGTGGCCCGCCAGCAGGTCGCGATGCGGTAGCGGGCCGGCAACCAACCAGTTGACACGCCCCGTGGGGCCCCTGGATACTGTTTGTCCACGTCCGGCGGGCAACCCGCCAGGCATTGGAGTGAGGGCGCGTCCCGCCTCTGCGGGGGCCGCCACCGGCTGCCGAGGAGTCTCTCGGCGGCGTCCGACTCACGGATTGGGGCGATCTCCGTTTAGTTAAGGTTCTTTTTGGCTGCCCGCCGGGCTACGCCGCCCCCGGGCGGCGACCGGGGCAGCCGCACGACCGGGCGAGGCGACGCGGACCGATCCGCTCGCCGACCCGACACCACGCAAGATTCTCTCAGGGCGATCCCGCCATGCCGATGCCGCGCGAAGAAGAAGACGATCTGTTCCACGACGTGTCGGACGTCGATTTCGTCGATGACGACGGGGAAGAAAAGCCCAAGAAGAAGACCGCCAAGAAGAAGGCCGCCACGAAGAAGGCGCCCAAGAAGAAGACCGCCAAGAAGACGGCCAAAAAGACCACCAAGAAGAAGGCGGCCCGCATCGAGATCGACGACGCCCCCGCGCCCAAGAAGGCGCCCAAGCGTCGCAAGAAGAAGGCGAAACCGGCCGACGAGCCGGTCAAGCCGGAGGACGCCTTCGGCGCCGGGCTCTTTGGGGACGAGCCGGACGAGGAGGTCTCCACGCCGGTCGCCGAGACCCCCGCGGAGCCCAAGCCCTCGCCAAAGCCCGAACCGGCCGCCGAGGCGGCGCCCGCCCCGTCGGACGCGGAGTCGACCGACGAGTACGGTCGCCCCGAGCCGGTGGCCAACTACGTGGTTCATGTCTACGAGCTGGGCCGCCTGAAGCGGACCATCGCCCGCGACTTCACACCCGAGGCGGCCGAGGCGTACGCCACCGAGTTCTCGCGGACCTCGAAGCGCTACGGCCGTCAGGCGGTCGCCGGGAAGAAGGACACCCAGCCCGTCAAAGAGCTTGAGCCGGCCGAGTCCTGACGCCCCGGGGTCGCCCGCGACGCGACCCCCCCGGGCGACGGCCCGAGAATCGGCACGACCCGCAGCGTCGGGACGTGTGCAAGCAACTTGTCGGGAACCCCCGCAGGGTGCCGATCGTCCCAAGGATTGATCCTCGGACTTCCGCCGCTGCGCGCGGCGTGAAGGGAATGCCCGGGGTTCCTCCCTGTGTGCTGCTAACTCCCCTCGCCAAGGCGTCGCGCTATGACCCGCCGTTTCTCGATTGCTCGCTCATTCATCGCGTTCGGACTCGCGGGGACGCTGTCCGTTTCGGGGGCGTGGGCCCAGGAAGGCGCCCCGGTCGGCGACTTGACGCCGCAGGAGCAATTGCAGGCGCTTATCGAGCAGGGGCAGACGCAGTTCAACGAGGGGGATTTCGAGGCCGCCGCCACCTCGTTCTCGACCGCGGTGAACGCTCTGGAACGGGCCGGCGCCTACGCCCCCGGGCCGCTGCTGCTGCGGGCGAAGGCGTACGCTCAGCTCGAGGAGTACGAGGCCGCCCTTGAAGACCTCAAGAAGGCCCTCCAGTACGCTCAGAACCAGCCCGCCGTGATGCCCGAGATCCAGAACACGCGGGCGGAGGTCTACATGGAGTTCGACGCGTACCAGGCCGCCCTGCCCGACCTGCAAGCCGCCGTGCAAGCGAACCGGAGCAACCCGCAGTACCAATTCAATCTCGGCAAGGCGCTCGTGAAGCTGGGCGGCGCGGATCAGGGAGAGAAGGCCCTCACCAAGTACCTCGACGCCGAGGTCGAGGGAGAAGAGGACCAGCGGGCCGAGGCTCTCCGCCTGCGTGGCCAGGCCTACGGGGGCATGCGGAAGTTCGCCGAGGCGAACGCCGACATCGACGCCTCGCTCGTGATCGAGCCCGACAACTACGAGGCGTACTACACCCGGGCGCAGATCGCGCTGATCAAAGAGGATTACGCGGCCGCGGCGGGCGACCTCCGCGAGGCGATCGCGAAGTACGAGCCGGCCGATGAGGAGGACGACTTCCCCTTCGCGCAGGGCCACCTGACGCTCGCTTCGGCGCTCGAAGAGGCCGGCAAGGAGAAGGCCCGCGAGGACGACGACGCCGGCGCCGCCCAGGCCTACGCCGCCTGCGAGGCGGAGTGCGAGAAGCTGCTCGCGCTGATCGAGGAGGACGACGACCCCCGCACGCCGCAGAC
It encodes the following:
- a CDS encoding lipoprotein NlpI, encoding MTRRFSIARSFIAFGLAGTLSVSGAWAQEGAPVGDLTPQEQLQALIEQGQTQFNEGDFEAAATSFSTAVNALERAGAYAPGPLLLRAKAYAQLEEYEAALEDLKKALQYAQNQPAVMPEIQNTRAEVYMEFDAYQAALPDLQAAVQANRSNPQYQFNLGKALVKLGGADQGEKALTKYLDAEVEGEEDQRAEALRLRGQAYGGMRKFAEANADIDASLVIEPDNYEAYYTRAQIALIKEDYAAAAGDLREAIAKYEPADEEDDFPFAQGHLTLASALEEAGKEKAREDDDAGAAQAYAACEAECEKLLALIEEDDDPRTPQTKAASLFRKGVAQRMQGELGDAVKAFSLVLEIDPNFGEAYFRRGICFHFMGEEKLAIRDFEQAASINFDSPRSNLWKGMSWAKLGEYDEAIRAYGESIAVSDRYTPAYVNRGLAHLADQDYDKAIDDFNEAIRLQPTEAMHYYRRGKAQSLKGLRDKAIQSFMNAIEFDSRMSVAYGDLASELDANGQSALANEYRLRANQLGL